A part of Miscanthus floridulus cultivar M001 chromosome 6, ASM1932011v1, whole genome shotgun sequence genomic DNA contains:
- the LOC136460046 gene encoding uncharacterized protein produces the protein MTNSGNRGKRPADGEAEGSRASRCRRRGIRVISSSQYHLLPPVTAAQPGTPSSGSSGSPSSSSSYHSNPWGSAEPVDAHHPYSHEEALKFRQERDEAREELGDVSKKFGIDQAEWEDQRKQFCDAITALSAENDRLKTAANKIADKVNAQGETSEARLDAVDGRIDQAVIQGVHLGASLGLAAMTSQTNEDYSSQPVGFVGGRPDEVDDIDERLEAYDDHAAALAEITNPQSVLNKLFEE, from the exons atgacgaacagtggcaatCGTGGTAAGCGTCCTGCCGATGGAgaagctgaaggaagcagagcatcgcgctgccggcgtcgtgg gataagggtcatcagctccagccaataccatctccttcctccggtgacggcagctcaaccgggaactccatcatccggctcctccgggtctcccagctcctcaagctcttaccattccaatccCTGGGGTTCGGCAGAACCAGTAGATGCACACCATCCctactctcacgaggaggcgctcaagtttcgccaggagagggacgaagcccgggaggagctaggcgacgtctccaagaagttcggcatcgatcaagccgaatgggaggaccagcggaagcaattctgcgacgccatcaccg ctctttccgcggagaatgaccgcttgaagacggcggcgaacaagattgccgacaaggtgaatgcccagggggagacgtccgaggcacgccttgatgctgtggacggccgcattgatcaggccgtcatccaaggtgtgcacctcggtgcttctctcgggctggcggcaatgacctcccaaaccaacgaggattACTCatcccagccagttggcttcgttggaggacgcccggacgaagtcgacgacatcgatgagcgtctggaggcctacgacgatcatgctgctgcccttgccgaaatcacaaacccccaatccgtcctcaacaagttatttgaggagtag